GGTCGCGCCGCGCCACGGGGGCCGCGGCGTCGGGCGCGCGCTCGTCGAGGCCGCGGTCGCGTGGGCGCGCGGCGCGGGCCGCGAGCGCGTCGTCCTCACGACCTTCCGGCACCTGCGCTGGAATGCGCCGTTCTACGCGAAGCTCGGCTTCGCCGAGATTCCGCGCGCGCGGCAGGGGCCGGCGCTCCGCGCCGTGCTCGCCGCCGAGGCCGCGAGCGGGCTCGACCCGGCGAAGCGCGTCGCGATGGGGCTCGCGCTTCGCGGCGGCGAAGGGAGCGCCTAGCGTCGTCGGCGCGGCGCCTCAGCGCCGCGCGCCGTCGCGCATGTAGGTCGTCGCGAGCGCGTCGGCGTACTCGTTCCACAGCGAGCCGTCGTGCGCCTTGATCCAGCGGATCGCGACCTTCGGATGCGCGCGCGCGAGCGCGTACGCCTCCTTCACGAGCTCGAGGTTCGCGATCGGGCCGGTCTTGCGCTTCCAGCCGCGCTTCTCCCAGCCCGCCGCCCACTCGTTCAGCGTGTCGACGCACAGGCGCGAGTCGGAGTAGAGCGTGAGCTCGGCGTCGCGCGGCACGGTGCGCAGCGCGGCGATCACCGCGCTGAGCTCCATGCGGTTGTTCGTCGTGCGCGGCTCGTAGCCGTGGCCGCTGTCGACGATCGCGCCGTCCTCGACCCAGACCCAGC
This Myxococcota bacterium DNA region includes the following protein-coding sequences:
- a CDS encoding GNAT family N-acetyltransferase, with protein sequence MEAPSGYAIGAASEDAAVASDELDALAAIELAAAALFPDEDLPPAHRADTFPRDGLEAARREGRLFVAREAATGGPVGFAVAGELDGDAHLMEVAVAPRHGGRGVGRALVEAAVAWARGAGRERVVLTTFRHLRWNAPFYAKLGFAEIPRARQGPALRAVLAAEAASGLDPAKRVAMGLALRGGEGSA
- a CDS encoding ribonuclease H, whose product is MPRGAQELLSPEEVLARHSGGPSTGVFTDGSCEGNPGPGGYGWVWVEDGAIVDSGHGYEPRTTNNRMELSAVIAALRTVPRDAELTLYSDSRLCVDTLNEWAAGWEKRGWKRKTGPIANLELVKEAYALARAHPKVAIRWIKAHDGSLWNEYADALATTYMRDGARR